The sequence CGCTGCGCATGGCGTCGCGCTTCTCGTTATAGGTACGCCAGCCATAGATGGGCAGCAGGGTACCACTCCACACCTTGAGGCCCATGGCCTTGGCGGGCTTTACGTAGATATCCTCTACGCCGCGCTGCATCTCCTCGACAGTAGGCAGGTCGCTCCAGGGGCGGAAGGGATTCACATCCTCGCCCACGGGGTGGATGATATCGTTGATGCCGTGCTGGATAATCACATCGGTGGCACCGGCCACACGCATCTCGATGGGGAAACGGGTGGCGCCTTTTAAGCCATAAGCCTGATAGGTAATACAATCGTACTGGCGCAGAATGCGGGTACCGCTAACGGCGCGGCGGATGATGGACACGTTGGTGCCAAAGGCGAGCTGTGCCAGATAATCGGGCCACGACTGGGCGGTGATAGAGTCGCCATAGCACACTACAGCGTGGTTATCGGGCGATGTAAGTACATCGATGGTGTTGAGGAAATAGAACCAGTTGGTATGGCGGGTAAGGTCGAGAGGCAGCTCGTCGGCCTCGGCAAAATCGCCATAGGCATAGAAGCCTTTCGACAGCGGACCGGTGATGAGGGTGCCGCTATTCATCTGGGTGAAATCGGCCAGATACATGCTTACATCCACGGTATCGCCACGATGAACGGCGTAGCTGATGGCATCGCTCTCAACCTCGTTACCAGGCTGCAGCGTAACGCTGATGGCACCGCCAAAGGTAATGGGGGTGTGACCTACAAACACCTTCGAAAGGGTTACGGGTTCGGTGCCTGTGAGATTGGAGAAACGGAAACGCAAGGCGCTACCTGCAAACGGCATGCGTACAGGGTAACGCAAGGTGAGATTCTTGGCATATACGGCCTCGCGACGGTCGGTAATCGAGGTGGCATTACCCCAACAGGCCACCCACTTTAAATCGGTATTATTCATATCAGTATGATTTGTAATCACTTAACCAAGTTTCGACATAAAACGCTCGCGATCCACCACGAATCGCAGATGACTACCCTCGCCTATCAGCACATCGCCCTGATAGGCCGAAACCTTGAACTCGATCTTCTTGCCATCCACCTTCACCACTTCGGCAGTAGCGGTAACTGTGTCGCCCACCTTAGAGGGTTTGAGGTGCGACGAGGCGATATGGCCGCCAACGGTGGTACTACCCTCGGGCAGGGCATCGGCCACAGCCAGCATGGCCGCATTCTCCATCAACGCCATCATAGCGGGCGTGGCCAGCACAGCCATATCGCCCGAACCAATCTTAACGGCGGTAACATCATCGGTTACCACCAAAGTGCTTGTATGTTTTAATCCTACTTCGATCATTACAACTAAACTTTTGTTAATCTTTGGTGCAAAAGTAGTAAAATTACATTAGAATAATGTATCTTTGCAGTCCATTTTAATAAGAATTGTGAATTAGACTTAGAAGAAAACTACAAACATGAGTAAAATTGAAAGAGAAAAGCAGACCGTAAGAAAGATGATTGAACTTTATTGTCGCCATCATCTGCATCAGGAAACAATGACAGAAGAATACCAGCATCTGGCCGACTATGCGTGCCAACGACTGGACCACTGCCGATTTGGCGAGAAGAAAACGGTTTGCAAGCGATGCCCGATACACTGCTATGCCCCACAGGAGCGCGAAGCCATACGTAAGGTGATGCGCTGGACAGGCCCCAGAATGATGATATATGCACCGAAAGCTGCTATCATACATACTTATTATATGTTGAAAAGATAATAAAATGGAACCGACTACGTCCAGAACTCTTTTTCGCCAGTCGGTTCCATTTCACCATTACACTTGGGGCAGGTGTGCTTATCCCACACCCTGATTTTATCACTGCCGCATTGCAGGCACAGGCGCCCCACCTCACTGCGGTACGACGGAGCCACATCGGCTATGATGCCACCCACCACCAGGTTCTGGATGGTGTGGCAGTCGGGGCATGATACGGCCGTGATTTCCTGACGGAAGAGTCCGCGCCCCTCGTACACCTCGGCCTCGTAGCCGCATTGCTTACAGCGATATTTCAGTTTCCAAGCCATAATTAATACCCGAGGGTTTCGCCTACCAATACTACTACATGGCGGCCTTGGGGTGAGTTACGGAGAAAATGAACGTAGCTGCAGATACACTCCGGCGAGTTGCAGTTATGGCACACGCCATCCGTATGGCAAGGCGTATGAATATCGAAACGGGCCGCATTGATGGGCGATGCCGTGCTACGCGCCCTTGCGAGGGCAGCCTCTACATTCTGAGCCACTTTATTCAGACCGATAACGAAGATTACCTTCTTAGGTCCCCAGGTGATGGCAGCCACACGGTTTCCGTTGCCATCGATATTCACGATAACACCGTCTTCCGAGATAGCGTTGGCACTCGACAGGTAAACATCGGCCGAAAAAGCCTTGAGATAAACGGATTGTTTCTCTTCAGGCGTTTCTGCCAGGTCGCGATCCAGAACCTCCAGTGTGCCACGATCTTTCAGATATTGCGGGATACCCAGGTCGCGTACGGTCATCGTACCGCCCCAAGTCACACTGCTGCCGTCGGCGATAAGGTCCGAAACTTTCTTCACGGCCTCTTCTGCCGTCGCACAATAGAAACCCTCTATGTGGCGACGTTTCAGATTCTTGATAATCGTCTGAGCCAGGAGCTCATTTCTTTGCTTTTGTGGTGTCATAACTTAACTCTTTATTTCACAAAACATACTGATTTCATTGCAAAGATACATTTTTCTCCACGTTTTTTCGTACTTTTGCACCCAAGTTTACGATACTTTAAGATAAGGAAATGGTACAATTAGAACCGATACTGCAATAAGAAAACGTTTCAGGAGCTGACCACGAATGAGCTGTACGAATTACTTAGAGTGCGTAGCGAAGTATTCGTGGTTGAACAGAACTGCGTTTATCAAGATATGGACGGAGATGACCAGAAATCCATTCACTTGTGGCTGACAGTAGCCGACAAGATTGTAGCTTTGGCTCGTGTATGCCCCGCCGGTACTCACATGAAGGAGATATCTATTGGCAGAGTGATCACCACCGAGCGAGGCAAAGGGTATGGCAAACAAATCATGCTTCATGCCATCGAAGCAGCTGAAAACCATTTCGGCGCAACACTTATCGACATAGAGGCACAGGAATATGCCAAGGGATTCTACGAAAACGTAGGATTCGAGCAGTCGTCCGACACCTTCATGCTCGACGGCATTCCTCACATCAAAATGACTTGGACTAAAGATCTGGCCGCCGTCTCACGGGGATGACACCTGGAGAGTATAAAAACTACAGTTGATTTTTCCCTAAGAACTCGCTGGGAGTAAGCCCCGTGATGCGCTTGAAGAGACGAGTAAAATGGTGGGGGAAATCGAATCCGAGCAGGCGGGAGGTCTCGCTGATGTTGTGACCCTGCATCAACAGACTTTTCGCCTGATTGATTATATAATTATGTATGTAACCGATAGCCGTGCCACCAGTGGCCTTGTGGACAATATCGCCAAAATAACGAGGCGAATAGGCCAGTTCGGAAGCGCACCAAGCGACGGTAGGCAAACCCTGCATCAGCTGACGGTTCTCACGAAAATAGGTTTGAAGCAAGTTGTGAAAGCGCTTCAGCAGGTCAGCCTCTCCCCTGTCCTCTTCGAAAAGCTGGCGCTGATAGATACGATTACAGTATTCCAGTATCAGGCGCAGATAAGCCAGCAGCACGCTTCGGAGTGAAGGTGAATCCTCGTGCGTCTGCAACTCTTGTCGCATCTGTGCCACCAACTGCGTGATGCTGAGCCATTCGTCGGGCTCCATGCGCAGCGAACCATCAAAGAAATACGAGAAGAACTGATAGCGGTCTATCTGGCGTTCCAGTTCAGTGCCGTGCAACAGTTCAGGCGACCACAGCAATACCCAACCACACAACGAGATACGCTCGCCATTGTCTTCCAATCCGCCTATCTGTCCTGGTTCTACAGCTATAATGGAGGCATCGCTTACCTGCAGCGTCTTCATACCGTAAGAGAGCGTATTGGGAAACTGTCGCTGGATGAACAGACCATACACGCCATAGTTGTTCAGGCTATGACGGAAGGGCGCCAGCTCGTCGTAATGGATGATGCTAATTAATGGGTGCAACACCGGAGCATCCACAAAACGAGCATAGTCGTTAGGACAATCAACCTTCAAAATATTCCTCATATCGGGAACAAAGATACACAAAATAATCTAATAATGGTAGAAATTTAATGGTTTTTTAGCACTTTCTGCGAAATTGGTATATAATCAGCCAATTTGTGTAATAGCTATATAATATATAATGTGTACCTTTGCACCCAGAAACTTAGAACAGTTATCCTATGAACATCAACAAACCTATCAGTCGAAGAAAAGCACTCAAGGTCATGGGCCTTGGAATGTTTGCAGCCTGCGTTCCGACGCTTCCGTCGTTTGGAGAGTCCCCAAAGGAAAATGAGAAGAAGACCAAACGTCTGATCTTCTATTTCTCTGCAACCGGCAATAGCCTTTATATAGCCAGGCAGTTGGGCGGAGATGAAGCGACCTTGCTGAGCATCTCACAGGAAATTCACAACGAGCATCCTGATTATGAGGCAGAAGAAATAGGATTCGTGTGTCCCGTCTACTGTTTCATTCCTCCTGCCATTGTCCAGGATTTCATTGCTCGTTCATCTTTCAAGGCCGATTATTTCTTTACAGTGGGCACTTATGGAGCCCATAGCACGATATTCCCAGAGTTCGTTGATGACCTTGCCAAGAAGCACGGTTTTCAGATGAATTATATCTCTACCATCCAGATGGTCGATACTTACCTGCCGTATTTCGACATGGAAAGGGAATTGGCCGACCCCAAGCTTCAGCGTATTCCCGAAAGAGTTGCCACAGTTCTTGCTTCTATCAACAATCGCGAAAACTATATTCAGGAGGTTACAGAGCAGGACAGGATGATATGTGACGGATATTACCGCATGTCGGGACGCGACCGCCAGCGCCCGACTATGACAAGATCGGAGAAGATTGTCTTTGCCACGGATGACTGCATCGGATGTGGAGTTTGTACTTCGGTTTGTCCGCATGGCTCCTGGAAAGTGATTGATGGTCATTCGGTTGCCAATGGGGTATGCGAAAATTGTCTGGCATGTGTTCACAACTGCCCGAAGAAAGCAATTTCAATCATTCCCACGCCTCCTGAACCCGAAGAGGCAAACAGGAATGCACGATATCGTAATCCGAATGTCAGCTTAGCTGATCTCATCAAGGCCAATAGTCAACAATAATATGAAAGTAATTTCTTTAAAGAGAATCTGAAATGAAGAGATTGAAGATAACGATTATCTCAATGACTTTAGCTACAACAGCAATTGCTCAGGGTGTGATGGATGTGCACTCACACCTAGGAGAAAAGCCATCAGCAGCCATCGCCACTGCAAACATGATTGTCCGCATTGCTGAGATTGAGGTCTATCCGCAGTATATGAAGGAATATCTCGCCTTTGCTAACGAGGTGGATCGCCTGAGTATAGAGCGCGAGCCTGGTGTCATCTGCCTGTATCCCATGCAGAGTGCCGAAGACTCATGCCAGATTCGCATCCTCGAAATCTATGCCTCCGAGGAAGCTTACCAGCTGCATCTGAAGACCCCTCACTTTCTGAAGTACAAGCAGGGCACGCTCCACATGGTGAAAGACCTGAAACTGCCCACGATGAAGCCGCTCGACCCAAAGACAATGAAACTGATATTCAAAAAGCAGAGATAACGATGCATAAGTATTTATTATTTTTAGCCGCCATGCTGTTCTGCAGCTGTTCTGCAGACAACGAAGCGAAAGCAGAAACACCTACTATGAATAAAATTTATATCACTATCGGTGGACAAACGCAA is a genomic window of Xylanibacter ruminicola 23 containing:
- a CDS encoding GDSL-type esterase/lipase family protein, which produces MNNTDLKWVACWGNATSITDRREAVYAKNLTLRYPVRMPFAGSALRFRFSNLTGTEPVTLSKVFVGHTPITFGGAISVTLQPGNEVESDAISYAVHRGDTVDVSMYLADFTQMNSGTLITGPLSKGFYAYGDFAEADELPLDLTRHTNWFYFLNTIDVLTSPDNHAVVCYGDSITAQSWPDYLAQLAFGTNVSIIRRAVSGTRILRQYDCITYQAYGLKGATRFPIEMRVAGATDVIIQHGINDIIHPVGEDVNPFRPWSDLPTVEEMQRGVEDIYVKPAKAMGLKVWSGTLLPIYGWRTYNEKRDAMRSEFNEWLRTSPVFDGCIDFDAAVRCATNPKAFADGFDSGDHLHPSERAYEAMAQAAAHKLIRHIPSTYDHEEQY
- a CDS encoding thioesterase family protein; the protein is MIEVGLKHTSTLVVTDDVTAVKIGSGDMAVLATPAMMALMENAAMLAVADALPEGSTTVGGHIASSHLKPSKVGDTVTATAEVVKVDGKKIEFKVSAYQGDVLIGEGSHLRFVVDRERFMSKLG
- a CDS encoding nitrous oxide-stimulated promoter family protein — encoded protein: MSKIEREKQTVRKMIELYCRHHLHQETMTEEYQHLADYACQRLDHCRFGEKKTVCKRCPIHCYAPQEREAIRKVMRWTGPRMMIYAPKAAIIHTYYMLKR
- a CDS encoding lactate utilization protein, coding for MTPQKQRNELLAQTIIKNLKRRHIEGFYCATAEEAVKKVSDLIADGSSVTWGGTMTVRDLGIPQYLKDRGTLEVLDRDLAETPEEKQSVYLKAFSADVYLSSANAISEDGVIVNIDGNGNRVAAITWGPKKVIFVIGLNKVAQNVEAALARARSTASPINAARFDIHTPCHTDGVCHNCNSPECICSYVHFLRNSPQGRHVVVLVGETLGY
- a CDS encoding GNAT family N-acetyltransferase, encoding MRSEVFVVEQNCVYQDMDGDDQKSIHLWLTVADKIVALARVCPAGTHMKEISIGRVITTERGKGYGKQIMLHAIEAAENHFGATLIDIEAQEYAKGFYENVGFEQSSDTFMLDGIPHIKMTWTKDLAAVSRG
- a CDS encoding helix-turn-helix transcriptional regulator; its protein translation is MRNILKVDCPNDYARFVDAPVLHPLISIIHYDELAPFRHSLNNYGVYGLFIQRQFPNTLSYGMKTLQVSDASIIAVEPGQIGGLEDNGERISLCGWVLLWSPELLHGTELERQIDRYQFFSYFFDGSLRMEPDEWLSITQLVAQMRQELQTHEDSPSLRSVLLAYLRLILEYCNRIYQRQLFEEDRGEADLLKRFHNLLQTYFRENRQLMQGLPTVAWCASELAYSPRYFGDIVHKATGGTAIGYIHNYIINQAKSLLMQGHNISETSRLLGFDFPHHFTRLFKRITGLTPSEFLGKNQL
- a CDS encoding EFR1 family ferrodoxin (N-terminal region resembles flavodoxins. C-terminal ferrodoxin region binds two 4Fe-4S clusters.) — translated: MNINKPISRRKALKVMGLGMFAACVPTLPSFGESPKENEKKTKRLIFYFSATGNSLYIARQLGGDEATLLSISQEIHNEHPDYEAEEIGFVCPVYCFIPPAIVQDFIARSSFKADYFFTVGTYGAHSTIFPEFVDDLAKKHGFQMNYISTIQMVDTYLPYFDMERELADPKLQRIPERVATVLASINNRENYIQEVTEQDRMICDGYYRMSGRDRQRPTMTRSEKIVFATDDCIGCGVCTSVCPHGSWKVIDGHSVANGVCENCLACVHNCPKKAISIIPTPPEPEEANRNARYRNPNVSLADLIKANSQQ
- a CDS encoding putative quinol monooxygenase, with the protein product MKRLKITIISMTLATTAIAQGVMDVHSHLGEKPSAAIATANMIVRIAEIEVYPQYMKEYLAFANEVDRLSIEREPGVICLYPMQSAEDSCQIRILEIYASEEAYQLHLKTPHFLKYKQGTLHMVKDLKLPTMKPLDPKTMKLIFKKQR